One window of Triticum dicoccoides isolate Atlit2015 ecotype Zavitan chromosome 5A, WEW_v2.0, whole genome shotgun sequence genomic DNA carries:
- the LOC119301582 gene encoding copper transporter 5.1-like, translating into MMHMTFYWGTSATILFDGWRTSAWTGYLLSLLALFLAAAFYQYLEAFRIRVKLLAGAKADPLPPPAGSDARAPLLAPGSAAFLGGRWPARVATAALFGVNAGIGYLLMLAVMSFNGGVFIAVVLGLAAGYLAFRSGDVGGDDLVVVDNPCACA; encoded by the coding sequence ATGATGCACATGACCTTCTACTGGGGCACGTCCGCGACGATCCTGTTCGACGGCTGGCGCACGTCCGCGTGGACGGGCTACCTCCTCTCCCTCCTGGCGCtcttcctcgccgccgccttcTACCAGTACCTCGAGGCCTTCCGGATCCGCGTCAAGCTCCTCGCCGGCGCCAAGGCGGACCCCCTGCCCCCGCCCGCCGGCTCCGACGCGCGGGCCCCGCTGCTCGCGCCGGGCTCCGCCGCCTTCTTGGGCGGGCGCTGGCCGGCGCGGGTGGCCACGGCGGCGCTCTTCGGGGTCAACGCGGGCATAGGGTACCTCCTCATGCTCGCCGTCATGTCGTTCAACGGCGGGGTGTTCATCGCCGTGGTGCTCGGGCTCGCGGCCGGGTACCTGGCGTTCCGCAGCGGCGACGTGGGCGGGGACGACCTCGTCGTGGTCGACAACCCCTGCGCCTGCGCGTAG